ACCACGTCCTCCCCCCGGGCAACTGGCACTTCCTGCATGGTGATCTGATGTGCGGCCAAGCGTATTCTATGGAGCCTGTCATGGAAATCCATAGCAAACATCTCGCCTTTGAAGAGAACAATCTGAAGGATGCGCCCACAATCAAGAGAGTGCTCCACCCAGGAGCTTGTTCCAACTTGCCACTGGAACATGGATGATCCGGAGCAGAGGAGGAGATGCGAATCGGGTGAGTTGATGGGAGCCATAAGGATTCCATGGTAGATTTCATGGTTGCCACTGGATTTGAGTCTGGGAGGCCTCACGGTAGCACCACTGTAGACATCAACAAGGAGGCATTGCTCCAAATCTGAGAAGATCAGGTAACCATATGAGCAGCCCAAATAGCGCATATGGCGCCTAACCCTAAGGTATCGAGGCGCTAAACGGTGAAATTTTCGTTTTGCCGGATCAACGAGCTGCCACTTGCAATAGGATAGAAGGTTGTTCTTGACAGAGCTACGATGGGGATGAGGATCACCAATATCTGGTCGGAGGTGGAGAGGTGGGAAGTTGAAGCTAAATGCAGGTGGAAGGGAAGAGAGCGCAGCACGCCAAGAGCGGCAGGTGCCGATAAAAGCAAGGAGGTCATGGAATGAGCTAAGGATGGCAATTATTTGGTGAAGCAGGCTATCCAGAAGATCTGCCCAAACATCAGGGCCACACATGGCGGCAGAGGTAGAGCTTGAGCCGTGGCAGGTTTTCTTAAGAGGGCCTTTCCACAGCAGCAACTTCCCTGTCAAACGCAGTGGAACCAGGACCAATAGATCAGAAGCTAGAACTCAATGATAATGGATAAACGACAGATTAACTGTTAATAAAGGGCATAACAGCCTCTTATCAGAAGCTATTTGGGATGAAGTGGTCGTAAGAGCAGATGAAAGTCTACATTTTTTTAATTGTTATCTAGAGGCCTGTATAACTAGTTGCAGCTAAGAACCGTGTTCTTTTTCTCTCTTAATATAAAGATACGCACCTCTCCTGCATTTTTGAGAAAAAAAACCGTATTTTGTCCTTGTGTGGTCAGTATTGTGTGCGGTCGAAGAACAAGAAAACAGCAGTTATCTGAATATTGGGTATTAGTATAGGTCGCTTAGAGCAAGAACAATAGTTTAGCCCGCTGCCGACTACAAGAGTTTGCTATATCATCTAAAGTTAATATTGTagtcaacaaatataatagattGGCTATTATGTTGGCTAAAAGAGTGTTGTGTAATTAATATTAGACCCACTTGCATACTCTCATTCTCTCACCTCAGTCTGGAAATTTGTGCTATAGCTAGTTATGAGCTGGCTACTATCCTACAGCCAGCTCTTTCTCTatcttctctcttctctcctccacctcagcataaatataataaaataagGCTTATAGCCAGCTGACTAGACCTTATTGTACCTGCTCTTATGAGAGCCGAGAATGAAGTTACATGTGCATCGAAAAACATTAATCCCGTATGTATACCACATGAATACAAATACTTTTTTATTTGTTTCGATCTGCTTTAGCTAACCAACAAGCAGTGGTAAATGGGCACTATTCTGTTTGCAATACTCTACCCAGCCAAATTGTGTCGGAGGAAAACAAACAGAGACATGGAGCGAGGGGTTAGGCCAAGCAAGCACTGACCTGAGGTTGTTGGTGGGTTCCAGCGGTGAGGGTTCTTCTGgccgaggcggcagcggcggccatGCTTGTCGGGGACGCcctcggccgcggcggcgcccggccATGGGTGGGCAGGGTGGCCTGTGCGTCCCGCACGAGTCGGCGGCGGTCTCACATCCACCCTCTTCTCTCGGATTCTGGTGGACGTGAGAAGCCTTCATCCATTTTAACGCCAGCTGATTCAGGCCAGCGGCGAAGAAACCGAGTCGCCGGTGAGTAGATCAAGAGGCGGCGGATGGGCGGAGCGCCCGCTGGCGATGTTATCGAGACCGACTGACCGAGGccgatttttttttgaaagcaTGAATTGTCATCACAGTGTTCACGGATATTCAAGGCATTTTGCAGCAATTAATCCAGCTAGAATGAATGAATTGTCTCATAGTAACCAAATGACAAGTTCACGCCTCCTGGAAAATGGAAATGGATGTAGCATGCATTCATGGGCATTTTGTTGTTGCAGCAGGGCTCGAAAGCAACCAGCTGCACATTTTCTTTATTCTTTGTTGAGATGTTGGAGTGAACCATGAAGTCGAGAGTAAAGAAATGACACTCTTGATGCCCTTCAAATATTCATGGCCTCTTTGCTAAATTTTGAGTCAAGCACCAGATATCATGCGGGAGAAGTGCCATTGATGGGTGTCGACATGTCATCGGAGGATCGTCATGTTTATTTTAGAAGTGCCACATCTGCGGTCTTCGTCTTGGCCTTGGAGGCTTGGAGCCGCATACAATGTTACCATCTGAAATGTGAACATGAAAATTGTATTATGGGATATTGCAGGGATAGTCACGTGAAATGGCATCGCATTGCACATTAGTGTGGGCGAAAATCATCAATCCAGTCTACCCAGACTAGCCCAAGAAGGTGATGCATGGCTTGATGGGTGCGGCagattttttttcatttttataTTTAATAACTTTGATATTTTCAAAAATAATCATCTGGATCAAAAAAATTTATGGAATAACTTCAGTATTTCATCATTATCATTTTCCAAACCATAAAAGAAATAATACCATTATTATTTTTCAAACcaataaaaaaaatattgttTTAGTTCACAgaatataaaaaataaaattacaaAGACCTTATAGTCGTTTAATTTGGCTATAAGCTGACATGGCAACCACCGTTGAAATATACCACCATTTGTTCAAATGGCTATAGCCAAATGTAACGGCGTAATATTTCTGGTATGGTCGTCATGTCAGCTTATCGCCATTTCAAACGGCTATAGCTATTTCAAACGGCGGCTATATAGGTATAGCTGTATAGGTTTGCAAATTTTTGATCCAAACAATTATTTTTGAAAATATGGTAACTATTACATatgaaaatgaaaaaaaaaatggtGGCGCTTGCTCAACAAGGTCATCAAGCAGCCCAAATGCAGATATCCGATATGGCTAGCTGGCTTTGGTTCTGGTTTGCACCTCCAGAGGTCAGCTGGTGCTAGCGTGTTGCTGCAGTGCTACTGAGAGAAGCTTTCTTTCTGCATGGGCTCAGATCGGAGAGCATCACTGCGGAACCCATGGCACTGGAATGGAGTGAACGCAACCGTTTATTGGTGGCAGCTAGAAAACATTGTCACAGTAAAGAGATGACAAACTCACACTAATTGTAGGTCTCTTGGAAAATGGAGGTGAAAGTAGCGTGCATGCCCGTACATTTTGTTTCAAACCATAACATGACACATGACAGCATTATATATATATGAGCATACAGCCATACACCCGTCAATAGCGAGCTGGAGATGAACGCTTGAATCTGCAGCACAAACTCTATATGCGCCGCAGTCTCGACATTTTTTACCATCAGTGATGTTGAGATATCGGAGTAAACCAAATCCAGTAAAGTCGACAGTGAAGAAGTGAAGTTTCTGGTGGTGTACCCATTGTCTTCTCATTACCAGAGAATAGAAAACTCCTGATGGCCAAAAACCATTAGGAAAAGGCGAAACATTGTACGACACAAG
The genomic region above belongs to Panicum hallii strain FIL2 chromosome 4, PHallii_v3.1, whole genome shotgun sequence and contains:
- the LOC112890828 gene encoding uncharacterized protein LOC112890828 — protein: MCGPDVWADLLDSLLHQIIAILSSFHDLLAFIGTCRSWRAALSSLPPAFSFNFPPLHLRPDIGDPHPHRSSVKNNLLSYCKWQLVDPAKRKFHRLAPRYLRVRRHMRYLGCSYGYLIFSDLEQCLLVDVYSGATVRPPRLKSSGNHEIYHGILMAPINSPDSHLLLCSGSSMFQWQVGTSSWVEHSLDCGRILQIVLFKGEMFAMDFHDRLHRIRLAAHQITMQEVPVARGEDVVAGLNAWGQDMVAGLKIKPWLVVCGDALLLVELSVSRNAFFGYSATFKAFHLNFSAEPAKWVKVDNLGNNALFVSFDRRNPTFSCMNPERWGGKSNCIYGASGSADSDEAWSAVELGQLLPCTCTAMACSYRPKPIPEPNVHSSRLQSLWVLPSLVYGGGGQ